TTATGCAATTAAGTTTGTTTTGAATACTTTATGTAGATGAACtaatataaacaatttaaaacatcatgatgatttaaaaatatatacagtaatGAGACCCTGTAGTCCTGGAATTAAACCAGTTTAACTTTAAAATAGTCCATGTCTTGAGTGAGGAAAGTTGCAAAGATGTAGGCTATCATGCCATACCACACTCCTCTGGGATAATATTACTGAACTATTTGTTTAGTCATTTTACAatacatagatacatatgtaACTTCTGATAACAGTACTGGTATGAGGCTTCTCTTTATTGAGTAATTAGCTAGAAAGTccaagataacttttttttttgagaccaagtctcactctgttgcccaggctggagtgcagtggagcgatcttggcttactgcaacctctgcctcctgggttcgagtgattctcctgcctcagcctccccggtagctgggactacaggtgcatgctcccatgcctggctaattttttctatttttagtagagacagggtttcaccatgttagcaaggatggtctcctgacctcatgatctgcctgccttggcctcccaatgtgctaggattacaggtgtgagccaccacacccatggCCAAGAAATTCTTCATGCATTCCTTTGCTTTACAATTTCTTAGTAACAATCTTTCCTTTCTAGAAACATATTGACATTTAATTCAAAGTGTAATAGCACTTTTAGATTAGGACAAAGTACCGGAAATTAGTAAAATAgttctttctttgtcctttccTTGCCCAGTGAGTCTAATCATTGCTTGTATTTTGGTGCAGCCCTGATCTTTTATGCTGTATATGTTGGGACAGCTACAGGGTGAGACGACAATACATGTCACCTTTGAGTGATGctttatttctctgattatttgATGTTGAAGCCACACTGTTGTTTCAGATagtttccagaatatagaaatcAAAGCGATCAAAATATGATCTTACTTCAAACCCCCTTTGCTGGAGGAATCAAGGCCTTTCCACATTTGGGTGCCTCCCCCTACCTTTGTTTAAAAGTACTCCAGGTCTCTCTTCAATTAGTATGATCCAACAGTGGTGAGCAAAGCACACTTTATTGGAATGAATTTATGGTGCAAGTCCCCAACCTCAATGATCTTCAGGATATTCAAAGGCAGTAATTTACGCACAGAAACATCTTGTCAACTACAGGGATATAAACaaatgcatacatttttattatcattgtaATGAGGCTCAACTAACACTGAACAACTTTAGGAGGCAGATTGGTGTAGGGTGTAAGAACTTGAGGCTGGAAGGCCTGATCAGAGGGTGTCTCCCCCCTTGTGGAGTAAGGGATAGAGGTCATttaggggaaagagaaagggtgGGGTGGACAGCTTTGAATATGACTCTTTAAAAACTGGTATGCTTGAGAAATCCTCATTCACTGAAAGTGTGTTTATGGTCACTGCAGTATGGAGAAGACCTGCTTGTGGTGGTACAATATGAAACTTCAAAAACAATCCAAGTAATCCAATAGATATGTTTCACTGGGTGGTTCAACTTAGAGACAGTGTGCTTATTGAAGACAGGATATGATTAGTGATATTCATGTCATtaatcaacaaaaaaaaacaaaaggaagctaCAATACTCATCAATTCTGAAATAAAGTCTTTTCAAAGGTGTTAGTTCTGAGGTAAACAAGCCTCAGCTTCAGAATCCAACTGAATTGCAAAACTTGCTTTGCGCTGTTTCCCGGTACACTCTGCACAGTGTTTTGGAAACCTGCAGTTATCTAAATTCCCATCGGGTGACATTGTTTAATCCAACATTCCCTCTTTCATACATGAAAATACCTCTAAGGACACACCACTGATACGCTTTGAACTCCCTTTCTGGTGGTTGGAAGGGAGTTTCCAATCCCACTCCCTTTCCTCTGATGGTTTTCCTGCTCCCTGCCCCACTGTGTCATTCAAGAAGGGCCTCTGGCAGCTCCGCCAAGCAAGGGCTCATGGGGAAAAGAGACATTGACCTTGGCTAAGTAAGCACCTGTCTAATCACTGAACTTATTAGGCCACCGGGAGTCCAGACTGGTGCAAGTTACTTCAAttaatacgtgtgtgtgtgtatacacagaaCTTTAGGCTTCTGATATTGACATGAAAAGATGGTTGCTTTAAAATGATCAGGACacctatttaaaatattgtgatgAAAGTATAAAAACCGTACCCTTCACCTTTAAGAAAGCTGCAAACATTATTTTGCTTTGAAGGCAGTAATAACCGAAATAGCAAAAAGGTTTCAAGTCGTATCTTAACTAAAAGGGTGGCTGCTTCTCCAGTGCTGAGCTTATACAAAGCTGTAAGAAGCACCCCACCCCAGCTTTCTGAAAGTCTTAGAAAGATTACCACCCATTTGCCTCAAAACCTGTGAGGTGCTGCCCTTCTTTAAAAACGACCCTCCCTCAATCATACTGCCACATTGTCACTCATCTAAGTTATACCTTATAAACCGCCTTCCTGTGCTTCACACATGCAAAAAGTACACAGAGTGGATAAACTTCTACTGTGGATGCCGCCGTGGAGGTATATATTTAGTAAACATTtagttacattattttattttgtgaaataagAACTGATCGACCAAACCTTTCAAACAGACCCACCAGATGATAAATACCACCATATGCTTGCTTCGCAGTACATTTGGGCATAAACACTTCAATTTCAGCTTTGTGTTTAGTATCAAAAACCTTTTCTTGTGTGCGTGTGTTTTCTCTCCAGATCCCGTGCTCTGGATCACATTTCGAAAGTCGCTTATTACAGATAAAGCACCTTTCCAGGTACGCTTCGGAAAACCATATGTATTTACGCACACAAAGGTATGCACAGAGATTTTCACAACAAACGTCCTTATGATGCCGCGCCGCGCTCCCGCACATGCTGCCGCGTGTGCGCCCAGCCCCCAGCGCTGCCGGGCCGCCCCCCGGACACGCGGGAGTCCGCGGCCTCCTTAGGAAACTTCGCCGGCGTTTCCACCCCGGCCCCGGCGcgggcctccccacccccacccgcccGGGGCCCAGCGGCCCACACCCGAGCACGCCCAGGCCGGCCCGCggcggtggggtggggtggggtgggggcggggcgggcggcCGGGTCCCGAGGCGCCTCCGAGCGCCCGCGGGGTTCGCccgatttttaaaagaatgcgcCGCACACGCCCAGCCCCCAGCGCCGCCGGAgcgggcagggagggaggagagcgTCGCCGCCGGAGCCCCCCCCGCCGCGCCGCCGCCTCCCCGCGTCCGCGGCGCCCCTCCCCCGCCGGCCCCTCCCCCGCGCGCCCGCCCGCTCGCCCGCCCGCCCGGCGCAGGCCGCTCGGGTTTGTTTTGCTgcgcggccgccgccgccgccgccgccgccgccgcgggccTCGCGAGCTCATTTGTGCCTGGCTGGTCCCCATTCCTCTCTCCCCAGTGTTGAGTGTCTGAGCCGTTGGCTGCTCCGAACCGTTTGGCTCTTTCCCTTAGTAACAGCTTTTACCTTCTGCCTCAATTCCTCTCCCCGCTCGCGCCCTTCCCCCGCGCGCCGCCTCCCCCCGCCGCCGGCCGCGTgcgcccccgcccctccccccgcGGCGGGAGCACCTCCGCTCGCCACCTGGGGACCCGCGCCGCgctccccgcccccgcccgccCGGCGCCCATCCCCCGCGCCCTCCGCTCGCTGGGGTTATAATTGCCTCTCACCCCCCGGAGGGGTTATTTTGGGGGTGGTTggaggcggtggcggcggcggcgaggAGGGGAATTTCCTTGTGCCTCCATTCCTGGGAGGGGGGAGCGGCGTTGGAGGCCACCGTTTCCAGGTAAGCGCTGGGGGCCGGACCCCGGAGTGGGGGAGGCCGCGGGCCTGGGCTGGGGGCGCGGGCCGGAGGCGGCCGGGGGCGCTGGGCCGCGGGGGGGATGGGCGCGAGTGGAACATGCATTTTTCAACTTGGCCCTTGGGGGAACTGGGCTTgcgtgggggaggggaaggcagggagggcaCTTGGGGCGCCCCCATCCCCCCGTTTTCCTCAGGTTTCTTTGAAATGCTCACGTGCTTGCCCACCCCTGCCCTTTCCTGGTCTCGGGGGATCCTCACCCTAATTATGTTGTCCCCGAAAATGTGCACCTCGGCCTTCTCCCCCGTTCCACCCTTCGTGCATCTACACCCCCtttttgtgcgtgtgtgtatgaGGGGGGAGGCTTTCAGGAAAGGATTTGCAGCAAATTGAATCAAGGAGCCATCATGAGGCCGACTCCTTTATAGCCTATTTTTAGCAGAGGAGAAGGAGCTTTTCGGTGCATGCTATTTTGTGAAACCTCGGGCAGCGATGGAAATGCCCCCTCCCCGGGCGCGTCCCCGGCCCGGGAGCGGCGACCCCGGCCGGCGTGCGAGGGGCTGCGGGCGGCTGTTGGGGCCGCGCGTCCGGGGCGGGGGCGCCGGCCGGGGGAGGGGCGCGCGGCCGCCGGGCCTTGCTCCGGGACGTGTTTATTTGTAACTTAGTGCTTTTTATCCTCTCAAGGAGGTATTTGGTGGAGGCTCTTTGAAGTTGGGTTCAGGAGTGTAGAATTAGCAAAGTTATTGCCAGCTTCCTGGTAAGTTTGGGTGGCACAGAGTCACGCTATTTTCTGACAGTGTAAAGGCCACGTTGTGAGGGTGGTTTCTCTGTAACTTCCTCTTTGCAACCGATTTAATTTTTTGAGCAGAAGCAGACTTTTATTTACGTggaatattaatcttaaatggcAGCTCGAGGGAAGCCATGCATGTGTTAACGTGTTCAGTATTTTTGGAAGTTCTTAAATTGCTGAAACAGGCATCACTTCGCAGTGGCAACCGGGATTAAATTTAGGCTGTGAAAACGGTgtgtttcatataaaatttgggttgtggcttttaaaaatgcTCTCTTTGTTAGGTTATCTAAGTGTCTCTAAGATAATTTGATGATTACAAATGAGAAATGTTGGGAGCTAGTTGAAAATTAGGGTGTTCTCAGCGTCTGTAGTTTACTTAAAATCTTGGCCTGTGCAGGCACCGGGGGTGAGGAGTTTTCGTACCTATGTGATTTACAGTTGACTTAGGAAAGTTTGCTATTCACTTTCTTGTTTCGCAAACAGGAACCTTATGCTGATCTAAACAAGCTTGTTAATAAAATGTGGTGGGTGAAAATGACAGGTTATTTTTAGTCTGAATTTTAAGACTGAATGGTTTTTCCATTCCGCACCTCATATAATTAAGTGATCTTCTACCCCCTCCTTTTTTCCTTAAAGGCTCCTTCGCCAGTTTGGGTAGTAATAAGGCCCTCGTGGTGTTTTCATCCACTTACCTGCAACAACTTTGAATAAACGATTCCGATTACACATTGAAGATAAAATGACTGTTTGGGTTTTCCGGTgtgattcattttcatttttattaaaataagaccTATGCTACATGGATGTATTTTAGTAATCCTGGCTTCCTGGGATTGTATGTTCTCACAGTTTTAATAAGTTTATAGTCGGGGGAAGTAGGGCAGCTTTGTCTCCCCAAAACATGGTGTATGTTGGGTGGTATCATGGGAATTGATGGCAAGCTTCCCAAATTGTTGCTGAGAGTTCTAGAAATAGTTAGCATTTAcctgtgggggaggggctgcAGGAAGAAACTCTGCCTGAGAGCAGTTAGGCCTGATGTGTGATTGGGCTTCTTGCTCGTAA
This genomic stretch from Callithrix jacchus isolate 240 chromosome 17, calJac240_pri, whole genome shotgun sequence harbors:
- the LOC144579870 gene encoding uncharacterized protein LOC144579870; this encodes MCLISEEPQRIAQVSQNETETSEGIIKTPGVKATEFQDPVLWITFRKSLITDKAPFQVRFGKPYVFTHTKVCTEIFTTNVLMMPRRAPAHAAACAPSPQRCRAAPRTRGSPRPP